The following are from one region of the Denitrobacterium detoxificans genome:
- a CDS encoding NADH-quinone oxidoreductase subunit C gives MTSRKKQALRTGESHIQAVRERYPGVVLSESWSTDYQPVITVARDSAPVVIEYLYYQRGGWMPVMIGNDERSFNNCFALYYILSMEEEDRCMLTVRVEVPADTCEFYAVSPKVPAAVWSEREVQDMFGLHAIGIIDNRNLVLPDDWPMDIHPLRKDAMDYRYRPAPTRDIENYEFLKDTGDHETTTIPMGPMHITSDEPGHFRLYVEGEEIIDADYRMFFVHRGMEKCAEARMDYDNVSFLAERICGICGYAHSVAYSETVERAQGIEVPLRAQYIRAILLETERLHSHLLNLGLVCHYSGFDTGFQHFFRIREKSMDLAELLTGARKTYGYNLIGGVRRDILAEQKLETLRLIGELRADAKRLVDELLSTPNFLKRAQGVGKLDPKIARDYSPVGPCVRGSGFARDVRWVHPFDGYAAIAAKHKPITADTCDVFGRTVVRVGEFLDSIDIIEELLSADLPSGIVLNDKFNIDPHKFALGWTEAPRGEDVHWSMIGNDQKCYRWRAKASTYSNWPVLRYMFRGNTISDAALIVGSIDPCYSCTERVSIIDVKKGTEKVVTKQQLETYARTRKHSPLAD, from the coding sequence GTGACATCAAGAAAGAAACAAGCGCTCCGCACGGGCGAATCCCACATTCAGGCGGTCCGCGAGAGGTATCCGGGCGTGGTGCTTTCGGAAAGCTGGTCGACTGATTATCAGCCGGTCATCACCGTTGCCCGCGACTCCGCTCCCGTGGTCATCGAGTACCTGTACTATCAGCGCGGTGGCTGGATGCCCGTCATGATTGGCAATGACGAGCGTTCCTTCAACAACTGCTTCGCTCTCTACTACATCCTCTCCATGGAGGAAGAAGATCGTTGCATGCTCACCGTGCGCGTGGAGGTACCTGCCGATACGTGTGAGTTCTACGCCGTGTCGCCCAAGGTTCCTGCTGCGGTGTGGAGTGAGCGCGAAGTTCAGGACATGTTCGGTCTGCATGCCATTGGCATCATCGACAACCGCAACCTGGTCCTGCCCGACGACTGGCCGATGGACATCCATCCGCTCCGCAAGGACGCCATGGATTATCGCTATCGCCCCGCGCCTACGAGGGACATCGAGAACTACGAGTTCCTGAAGGACACGGGCGATCACGAGACGACCACGATCCCCATGGGCCCCATGCATATCACCTCCGACGAGCCGGGCCATTTCCGCCTGTACGTCGAAGGCGAGGAGATCATTGACGCCGACTACCGCATGTTCTTCGTGCATCGCGGCATGGAAAAGTGCGCCGAGGCTCGCATGGACTACGATAACGTGTCGTTCCTGGCCGAGCGCATCTGCGGCATTTGCGGATACGCTCACTCGGTTGCCTATTCGGAAACGGTGGAACGCGCCCAGGGCATTGAGGTTCCGCTGCGCGCCCAGTACATCCGCGCCATCCTGCTGGAGACCGAGCGCCTGCACTCTCATCTGCTGAATCTGGGCCTCGTGTGCCACTACAGCGGCTTCGACACGGGCTTCCAGCACTTCTTCCGCATCCGCGAGAAGTCGATGGACCTGGCCGAGCTGCTCACCGGCGCCCGCAAGACGTATGGCTACAACCTCATCGGTGGCGTGCGTCGCGACATTCTGGCCGAGCAGAAGCTCGAGACGCTGCGCCTGATTGGCGAGCTGCGTGCCGACGCAAAGCGTTTGGTAGACGAACTGCTGAGCACGCCGAACTTCCTGAAGCGCGCTCAAGGCGTTGGCAAGCTCGATCCGAAGATCGCCCGCGACTACAGCCCCGTTGGTCCGTGCGTGCGTGGTAGTGGCTTTGCCCGCGACGTGCGTTGGGTGCATCCCTTCGACGGCTATGCTGCCATCGCCGCGAAGCACAAGCCCATCACCGCCGATACGTGCGACGTCTTCGGCCGTACCGTGGTTCGCGTGGGCGAGTTCCTCGACTCCATCGACATCATCGAGGAGCTGCTGTCCGCCGACCTGCCTTCCGGCATCGTGCTGAACGACAAGTTCAACATCGACCCGCACAAGTTCGCCCTTGGCTGGACGGAAGCTCCTCGTGGCGAGGACGTGCACTGGTCGATGATCGGCAATGATCAGAAGTGCTACCGTTGGCGCGCCAAGGCCAGCACGTACAGCAACTGGCCGGTCCTGCGTTACATGTTCCGCGGCAACACCATTTCCGACGCTGCTCTCATCGTTGGCTCCATCGACCCGTGCTATTCCTGCACGGAGCGCGTGAGCATCATCGACGTGAAGAAGGGCACGGAAAAGGTAGTTACGAAACAGCAACTGGAAACCTATGCTCGCACGCGCAAGCATAGCCCGCTCGCGGATTAG
- a CDS encoding formate hydrogenlyase complex iron-sulfur subunit encodes MFKTIKEILRTGDATIQYPAAPLHQYDHYRGKPEHNLKDCIACGACAIACPPNAIQMKLDMNAGTTTWSINFGRCIFCGRCEEVCPTKAIELTKEFELAVFAKDDLEQTATYGLQKCSECGSYYASAKEVDYASRIIAQSDAQDAETRQAMKTMGMCPACRQKADAYRAKERVDAQGDPTPEPSEEQLAEARRIAEQNRLRKIKELYGGGAR; translated from the coding sequence ATGTTTAAGACTATCAAGGAAATACTCCGCACCGGCGATGCGACCATTCAGTATCCCGCAGCGCCTCTCCATCAGTACGACCACTATCGCGGTAAGCCCGAGCACAACCTGAAGGATTGCATTGCATGTGGTGCGTGCGCAATTGCGTGCCCGCCGAATGCCATCCAGATGAAGCTCGACATGAACGCCGGAACCACCACGTGGTCCATCAACTTCGGCCGTTGCATCTTCTGCGGTCGATGCGAAGAGGTGTGCCCCACGAAGGCCATCGAGCTCACCAAGGAATTCGAGCTTGCGGTATTCGCAAAGGACGACCTGGAGCAGACGGCTACCTATGGCTTGCAGAAGTGCAGCGAGTGCGGTTCGTACTACGCTTCCGCCAAGGAAGTGGACTACGCTTCCCGCATCATCGCCCAGTCCGATGCGCAGGACGCCGAAACGCGCCAGGCCATGAAGACGATGGGGATGTGCCCCGCTTGCAGGCAGAAGGCCGATGCCTATCGCGCCAAGGAGCGCGTGGACGCTCAGGGCGACCCCACTCCCGAGCCTTCGGAGGAACAGCTCGCTGAAGCACGTCGCATTGCCGAGCAGAACCGCCTGAGGAAGATCAAAGAGCTTTATGGTGGAGGTGCCCGCTAA
- a CDS encoding NADH-quinone oxidoreductase subunit B family protein: MIIDHNVPDRLQYKPDPVTLEESVQKAKLALLNDIKRSVYIYRCDLGGCNGCEIEIFATITPVFDAERFGIKNTPSPRHADILVYTGAVTRAMRMPGLRAYEAAPNPKLVVSYGACGCTGGIFHDNYCVWGGTDKILPVDVYIPGCPPTPAQTIYGFAIALGLLGQKLHHLDEVDDGSPATLRFEDIPYKVMTKIEKDARLYSGYRYGKDLSDAFLSAMEKEGGVFANVNALIEAEIDPRKVEVYTKLRNDLAEMTVSGDRRDAALREGLSRLAPNGESLDPAAQAILSGVGRH, encoded by the coding sequence ATGATTATCGATCACAACGTTCCCGATCGTCTGCAGTACAAGCCCGATCCGGTTACGCTTGAGGAAAGCGTGCAGAAAGCCAAGCTGGCACTTCTGAACGACATTAAGCGATCCGTCTACATCTACCGTTGCGACCTGGGCGGTTGCAACGGTTGCGAAATCGAGATTTTCGCGACGATCACGCCTGTGTTCGACGCCGAGCGTTTCGGCATCAAGAACACCCCCAGTCCTCGACATGCTGACATCCTGGTGTATACCGGCGCCGTCACGCGCGCCATGCGCATGCCAGGATTGCGCGCCTACGAAGCAGCCCCTAACCCCAAACTTGTAGTTTCGTACGGCGCATGCGGTTGCACGGGCGGCATCTTCCACGACAATTATTGTGTGTGGGGAGGTACCGACAAGATTCTACCGGTCGACGTCTACATCCCTGGATGTCCGCCCACGCCCGCTCAGACCATCTACGGCTTCGCAATCGCCCTGGGCTTGCTTGGCCAGAAGCTGCATCACCTCGACGAGGTGGACGACGGCAGCCCGGCAACGCTTCGTTTCGAGGACATTCCGTACAAGGTGATGACGAAGATCGAGAAGGACGCACGTCTGTATTCGGGCTATCGTTACGGCAAAGACCTGTCCGACGCGTTCCTTTCCGCCATGGAAAAGGAAGGTGGCGTGTTCGCGAACGTGAACGCGCTCATTGAGGCCGAAATCGATCCGCGTAAGGTCGAGGTATATACGAAGCTTCGCAACGACCTTGCCGAAATGACCGTTTCCGGCGACCGCCGCGATGCGGCGCTCCGAGAGGGGCTCTCGCGTCTTGCGCCCAACGGGGAATCGCTTGACCCCGCTGCTCAGGCAATCCTTTCTGGTGTAGGGAGGCACTAG
- a CDS encoding formate hydrogenlyase maturation HycH family protein produces MSRHHASEESLVVGPAQRPAEDMVVFYRLGRKFVDDERSIPKEGTREEDIVYYTLAVGHHTGVIDCFDECLSCSVTCYRSICELMPEGHARYKMEGILRSGEIQILHENVPELFAAAEAAQEAASDAAQRVWLDGFKSVLKAMAGNKAIYMMGRERRS; encoded by the coding sequence ATGAGCCGGCACCACGCGAGCGAGGAATCGCTCGTGGTGGGGCCGGCCCAGCGGCCGGCTGAAGACATGGTGGTGTTCTATCGCTTGGGTAGGAAGTTCGTCGACGACGAACGTTCCATCCCCAAAGAGGGCACGCGCGAGGAAGACATTGTGTACTACACGCTTGCCGTGGGACATCATACGGGCGTCATCGATTGCTTCGATGAGTGCCTGTCGTGCAGCGTAACGTGCTATCGTTCCATCTGCGAACTTATGCCGGAAGGTCATGCGCGCTACAAGATGGAGGGCATTCTCCGTTCCGGGGAAATTCAGATCCTCCACGAAAACGTGCCGGAGCTGTTTGCGGCCGCGGAAGCGGCGCAGGAGGCTGCTTCCGATGCGGCGCAGCGTGTTTGGCTCGATGGGTTCAAGTCCGTGTTGAAGGCAATGGCTGGCAATAAGGCCATTTACATGATGGGAAGGGAACGACGCTCGTGA
- the hycI gene encoding hydrogenase maturation peptidase HycI: MSEQMVLTVGAVLRGDDAVGPHLAKLLENEPAPNWEVLDGGQMPEDFVSVVRREHPRVLVVVDAASMELEPGALRRLSAEDVATDYMMTTHSLPISFMLSELESCCDELIFLGIQPAQMEFMGALTPAVRETAEELHTRFVQGYDFSAVPALAVD; encoded by the coding sequence GTGAGTGAACAGATGGTTCTCACAGTAGGTGCGGTGCTTCGCGGTGATGATGCCGTCGGGCCGCATCTGGCAAAGCTTTTGGAAAACGAACCTGCCCCCAACTGGGAGGTTCTTGATGGTGGCCAGATGCCCGAGGACTTTGTCTCCGTGGTGCGCAGGGAGCATCCACGCGTTTTGGTAGTGGTGGATGCCGCTTCCATGGAATTGGAACCGGGCGCCCTTCGTAGGCTTTCTGCCGAAGATGTTGCTACCGATTACATGATGACCACTCACTCGCTTCCCATTTCGTTTATGCTAAGCGAGCTTGAATCGTGCTGTGATGAATTGATTTTCCTAGGTATTCAGCCAGCCCAAATGGAGTTTATGGGGGCGCTAACCCCCGCCGTTCGCGAGACTGCCGAAGAATTGCACACTCGATTCGTGCAAGGCTATGACTTTTCGGCTGTGCCCGCGCTAGCGGTTGATTAA
- a CDS encoding formate/nitrite transporter family protein has product MEQITKEDIAAVAPDCRAAASLEAKAEAVGVGKANMDVPRMFTLAIMAGIQIGMGALFMTYVKADQTLSFAAANVLGGLCFSLGLICVIVAGSELFTGNCLMVMAANSKKAAWSAVLKNWVVVWLGNLVGSLILVGIIVGCGLMGTKAGDNTIGAQMVAVAAGKINLAPTQILFRGIMCNLLVCLAVWMGFAGRSVIDKIFTAVFPVMAFVAMGFEHCVANMFFLPMGVVASSMGYGTQALTWAGAFYNIGLATIGNTIGGAVFVGLIYWIAYHKKQKAAQAAPQAKRATVK; this is encoded by the coding sequence ATGGAACAGATTACGAAGGAAGACATTGCCGCTGTCGCGCCTGATTGTCGCGCCGCCGCTTCCCTGGAAGCCAAGGCCGAGGCCGTAGGCGTTGGCAAGGCGAACATGGACGTGCCCCGCATGTTCACGCTGGCTATCATGGCTGGTATCCAGATTGGCATGGGTGCTCTGTTCATGACGTACGTCAAAGCCGATCAGACGCTTTCGTTTGCCGCGGCTAACGTGCTCGGTGGCCTCTGCTTCTCGTTGGGCCTCATCTGCGTTATCGTTGCCGGTTCCGAGCTCTTCACGGGCAACTGCCTCATGGTTATGGCTGCGAACAGCAAGAAGGCTGCGTGGTCTGCCGTTCTGAAGAACTGGGTCGTTGTCTGGTTGGGCAACCTGGTTGGTTCGCTCATCCTGGTTGGCATCATCGTTGGCTGCGGCCTGATGGGCACCAAGGCTGGCGACAATACGATCGGCGCTCAGATGGTCGCTGTGGCTGCTGGCAAGATCAACCTTGCTCCTACGCAGATTCTTTTCCGTGGCATCATGTGCAACCTGCTCGTGTGCCTGGCTGTGTGGATGGGCTTTGCTGGTCGTAGCGTCATCGACAAGATCTTCACCGCCGTGTTCCCCGTCATGGCCTTTGTTGCCATGGGCTTTGAGCACTGCGTTGCCAACATGTTCTTCCTGCCCATGGGCGTTGTTGCCTCGAGCATGGGCTATGGCACTCAGGCTCTTACGTGGGCTGGTGCCTTCTACAACATCGGCCTTGCCACCATTGGTAACACCATCGGTGGCGCGGTGTTCGTTGGCCTGATCTACTGGATCGCCTACCACAAGAAGCAGAAGGCTGCTCAGGCTGCTCCGCAGGCTAAGCGCGCTACCGTGAAGTAG
- a CDS encoding PIN domain-containing protein: MKLLIDETVILRYLLNDQKGHSREAAKAIATGEAYTYPEILARVAVSLRDVYRVPRSQIGYTLIELMDDIYVVDEDVARYASRLFGSSMLDFVDCLLVARNALHGEKIMSFDKPLMKRTLVL, encoded by the coding sequence ATGAAGCTTTTAATCGATGAGACCGTAATCCTTCGCTACCTTCTGAACGACCAGAAGGGCCATTCGCGCGAAGCAGCCAAGGCAATCGCCACGGGCGAAGCGTATACCTACCCAGAAATCCTAGCTCGCGTAGCCGTATCCCTGCGTGACGTGTACCGTGTACCTCGCAGCCAGATTGGCTACACGCTCATCGAGCTTATGGACGACATCTACGTGGTCGACGAAGACGTGGCACGCTACGCCTCGCGCCTCTTCGGCTCGAGCATGCTCGACTTCGTGGACTGCCTCCTCGTGGCGCGCAACGCCCTCCATGGGGAAAAGATCATGTCCTTCGACAAGCCCCTCATGAAGCGCACGCTCGTTCTGTAA
- a CDS encoding type II toxin-antitoxin system RelB/DinJ family antitoxin gives MSKDAILHVRINAEDKEAAERIFADQGTSLSEAVRIFVKQSIKVNGLPFHPTSSQGKGGLHAQGRLEAYAHQEMREAEREAWIRSLSDKYEAFNR, from the coding sequence ATGAGCAAAGATGCCATCCTGCATGTGCGCATCAACGCCGAAGACAAGGAAGCGGCAGAACGCATTTTCGCAGACCAAGGCACAAGCCTTTCCGAGGCGGTGCGCATTTTCGTAAAGCAGAGCATCAAGGTAAACGGGCTCCCCTTCCACCCCACCTCGTCGCAGGGAAAGGGTGGCCTGCACGCACAGGGACGCCTAGAAGCGTATGCGCATCAGGAAATGCGCGAAGCAGAACGTGAAGCCTGGATCAGATCGCTGAGTGATAAGTATGAAGCTTTTAATCGATGA
- a CDS encoding glucose-6-phosphate isomerase: MLNGDMEKVYPSAKTLVKEQVASRLHAKDATLYSFSEEAQECAQNFMGWADLASNPPYPIEDIKQFAQRVHESGIEAVVLLGEGGSTQAPMTITKYNSIDSNRIKFRTLDSDSPVRVRAILAELNPHTTLFMISSKSGTTIEPNSGLVAVRKALCESMSEEDVVKHLVAITDPGSELQKMAEREGWLKVFTGEPTVGGRYSALSVFGLVPAALVGIDLDDYIAHAIEAERACSEDSVDNPAIKLAAFLYDNYVAGRDKFSFLTPKRGRVLGLWIEQLVAESLGKEGHGILPNIECDALTLSKDQGDRTVVVYQTKTDLWDERKNFEMSLAYIDQAIPRLNFRIDNVCELSQDFIVWEYAIAMCGYLMKVCPFDQPDVASAKAATLEILSGGHTEPDFVQNELGCTPLGEIEVRLSSAMKEAKTVEKALKNLMRSIEPGDYFALNAFVPFTGEGRREALELIRHTFAKEFQMASCLEIGPRYLHSTGQLQKGGKNNGVFLIISADELKDIPLEDCKAPSLGALAKGQAEGDLKVLSERGRRCVYLHLPDNSGVTLRMLGETVAKVARSLK; the protein is encoded by the coding sequence ATGCTTAACGGCGACATGGAGAAGGTGTACCCCTCCGCCAAGACTCTGGTGAAGGAACAGGTGGCGAGCCGCCTTCACGCGAAGGATGCCACGCTCTACAGCTTTTCCGAAGAAGCGCAGGAATGCGCCCAGAACTTCATGGGCTGGGCCGACTTGGCCAGCAACCCTCCGTATCCCATCGAGGACATCAAGCAGTTCGCTCAGCGCGTGCATGAGAGCGGCATCGAAGCCGTGGTGCTTCTGGGCGAGGGTGGCTCCACTCAGGCTCCCATGACCATTACGAAGTACAACAGCATCGATTCGAATCGCATTAAGTTCCGCACGCTCGACTCCGATTCTCCGGTGCGCGTGCGTGCCATCCTGGCCGAGCTGAATCCGCACACCACGCTGTTCATGATCTCGTCGAAAAGCGGCACCACCATCGAGCCGAACTCGGGTCTGGTGGCCGTGCGCAAGGCGCTGTGCGAGTCCATGTCCGAAGAGGACGTGGTGAAGCACCTGGTGGCCATTACCGACCCGGGCAGCGAACTGCAGAAGATGGCAGAGCGCGAAGGCTGGCTGAAGGTGTTCACCGGCGAGCCCACCGTGGGTGGCCGCTATAGCGCTCTTTCCGTATTCGGCCTGGTACCTGCCGCGCTGGTAGGCATCGATCTCGACGATTACATCGCGCACGCCATCGAGGCAGAGCGCGCATGCAGCGAGGACTCGGTGGACAACCCCGCCATCAAGCTCGCCGCGTTCCTGTACGATAACTACGTTGCGGGCCGCGACAAGTTCAGCTTCCTTACGCCCAAGCGCGGCCGCGTTCTGGGTCTGTGGATTGAGCAGCTGGTGGCCGAAAGCCTGGGCAAGGAAGGCCATGGCATTCTGCCCAACATCGAGTGCGATGCCCTTACGCTTTCGAAGGACCAGGGCGACCGTACGGTCGTGGTGTACCAGACGAAGACCGACCTGTGGGACGAGCGCAAGAATTTCGAGATGAGTTTGGCCTACATCGACCAGGCCATTCCGCGCCTGAACTTCCGCATCGACAATGTGTGCGAGCTCTCGCAAGACTTCATCGTGTGGGAATACGCCATTGCCATGTGCGGTTACCTCATGAAGGTGTGCCCGTTCGACCAGCCCGACGTGGCATCGGCCAAGGCCGCCACGCTGGAAATCCTCAGCGGTGGCCACACCGAGCCCGATTTCGTGCAGAACGAACTGGGCTGCACGCCTTTGGGCGAGATCGAGGTGCGCCTCAGCTCTGCCATGAAGGAAGCGAAGACGGTCGAGAAGGCTCTGAAGAACCTCATGCGCAGCATCGAGCCCGGCGATTATTTTGCCCTCAACGCCTTCGTGCCCTTCACGGGCGAGGGTCGTCGCGAGGCGCTCGAGCTCATTCGCCACACGTTCGCCAAGGAATTCCAGATGGCGTCCTGCCTGGAAATCGGCCCGCGCTATCTGCACTCCACCGGTCAGCTGCAGAAGGGCGGCAAGAACAACGGCGTGTTCCTGATCATCTCGGCCGACGAGTTGAAGGACATCCCGCTGGAAGACTGCAAGGCCCCCTCGCTGGGCGCCCTGGCCAAGGGTCAGGCCGAAGGCGACCTGAAGGTGCTTTCCGAGCGTGGCCGTCGCTGCGTGTACCTGCATCTTCCCGATAACTCCGGCGTAACCCTGCGTATGCTGGGCGAAACCGTGGCCAAGGTAGCACGTTCTCTGAAGTAA
- the hypF gene encoding carbamoyltransferase HypF has product MHEALDIHVIGIVQGVGFRPFVYRIASTHNICGWVLNATDGVHIHAEASSDDLDAFVMEISENAPAAARVERIKMDEVPVEGFGDFQIRFSDDVDSNATTLVSPDLATCDDCLAELFDPANRRYHYPFINCTNCGPRFTIMRALPYDRPQTSMSEFPMCPDCAHEYADPADRRFHAQPDACFDCGPRLCFVDLTQQGEAKSQLLGTHAFQKGRLGDGEALWATNVGESDALIDAVVSLLKAGSIVAVKGLGGFHLVCDASNPVALANLRKRKRREGKAFACMVASVEDARAFCLVSEEEERLLASPARPIVLLKKKPSVQLAAGLADGLTELGLMLPATPLQHLIVRAFGGMLVMTSGNVHDEPIQTDDAQAVSALAGIADALLGNNRAILSRYDDSVLRVLSVGEGQTAVQFIRRARGFAPLPIALPARPEGDTGQDACLFATGPEQKNTFCYTRPGEAFVSQHIGDMENVATNDAWLEAKGAYASLLRLDPVAVACDKHPEYLTSKWASGQDLPVTAVQHHHAHIVSAMAENGLEGPVCGIAFDGTGYGEDGAIWGGEVLMANLATFERLANFAYIPLPGGAAAIKHPMRCAYGALWAFDLLEHPAAKALLDVMGDEADICEQMIERGLNTPYTSSVGRLFDAASALLGVCTQPTYEGEGAVLLEAAIDHDVQADAEAAAAYRVEVVKNTATENSTALDTSVVLFDAAPLFKAMLDDMAAGVSVGVIARRFHDAMVEVIVMSAQLAEAAYGVRTVVLSGGVFMNRYLMEHAVPALGALGYTAAMNKDLPPNDACISYGQAVVALRTIDTLPAGE; this is encoded by the coding sequence ATGCACGAAGCGCTTGATATTCACGTTATAGGTATTGTGCAAGGGGTGGGTTTCCGCCCCTTTGTCTATCGCATTGCCAGCACGCATAACATCTGCGGCTGGGTGCTGAATGCCACCGACGGCGTTCATATCCATGCGGAGGCGTCGTCGGACGACCTGGACGCCTTCGTGATGGAGATTTCCGAAAACGCCCCGGCTGCCGCGCGTGTCGAGCGCATCAAGATGGACGAGGTGCCCGTGGAGGGCTTCGGCGATTTTCAAATTCGCTTTTCCGACGATGTGGATTCCAACGCCACGACGCTCGTTTCCCCCGACCTTGCCACCTGCGACGATTGCCTTGCCGAGTTGTTCGATCCAGCCAATCGCCGGTACCATTACCCGTTCATCAATTGCACGAACTGCGGTCCGCGCTTCACGATCATGCGCGCGTTGCCTTACGACCGCCCGCAGACGTCCATGAGCGAATTCCCCATGTGCCCCGATTGCGCGCACGAATATGCCGACCCGGCCGACCGCCGCTTCCATGCGCAGCCCGACGCCTGCTTCGACTGCGGTCCGCGCCTGTGCTTCGTCGACCTTACGCAGCAGGGTGAGGCGAAGAGCCAGCTGCTGGGCACCCATGCGTTCCAGAAAGGGCGGCTGGGCGACGGCGAGGCCCTGTGGGCCACCAACGTGGGCGAGAGCGATGCGCTTATCGACGCAGTGGTGTCGCTGCTGAAGGCGGGCTCCATCGTGGCCGTAAAGGGCTTGGGTGGGTTCCATCTGGTGTGCGACGCATCCAATCCTGTTGCTCTGGCCAATCTGCGCAAGCGCAAGCGCCGCGAGGGCAAGGCGTTTGCGTGCATGGTGGCCAGCGTCGAAGACGCTCGTGCGTTTTGCCTGGTCTCCGAAGAGGAAGAGCGCCTGCTCGCGTCTCCTGCGCGCCCCATCGTGCTGCTGAAGAAGAAGCCCTCCGTGCAGCTTGCCGCGGGGTTGGCCGATGGCCTTACCGAGTTGGGGCTTATGCTGCCCGCAACGCCGCTTCAGCACCTGATCGTGCGTGCGTTTGGCGGCATGTTGGTTATGACGTCGGGCAATGTGCACGATGAGCCCATCCAGACCGATGATGCCCAGGCGGTTTCCGCGCTTGCCGGCATTGCCGACGCCCTGCTGGGCAACAATCGCGCCATCCTTTCGCGCTACGACGATTCCGTGCTTCGCGTGCTGAGCGTGGGCGAGGGCCAGACGGCGGTGCAGTTCATCCGTCGCGCCCGCGGATTCGCGCCGCTGCCCATCGCGCTCCCCGCACGCCCCGAAGGCGATACGGGCCAGGATGCATGCTTGTTTGCAACGGGTCCCGAGCAGAAGAACACGTTCTGCTATACGCGTCCGGGCGAGGCGTTCGTGTCCCAGCACATTGGCGACATGGAAAACGTGGCCACCAACGACGCATGGCTCGAGGCCAAGGGGGCGTACGCATCGCTTCTACGGCTGGATCCCGTGGCGGTGGCCTGCGATAAGCATCCCGAATACCTCACCTCGAAGTGGGCATCGGGCCAGGATCTGCCCGTGACGGCCGTTCAGCATCATCATGCGCATATCGTTTCCGCCATGGCTGAAAATGGTCTGGAGGGGCCGGTGTGCGGTATTGCCTTCGATGGCACTGGCTATGGCGAAGATGGCGCTATCTGGGGCGGCGAGGTTCTCATGGCGAATCTTGCCACGTTCGAGCGACTGGCGAACTTCGCCTATATTCCGCTTCCCGGTGGCGCAGCGGCCATCAAGCATCCAATGCGTTGCGCTTATGGCGCGCTGTGGGCCTTTGACCTGCTGGAACATCCTGCTGCGAAGGCCTTGCTCGATGTCATGGGCGACGAGGCCGACATCTGCGAACAGATGATCGAGCGCGGCCTGAACACGCCCTATACGTCGTCGGTCGGCCGCCTGTTTGACGCCGCCAGCGCCTTGCTGGGCGTATGCACCCAGCCTACGTACGAGGGCGAAGGCGCCGTGCTGCTCGAGGCGGCAATCGATCATGACGTTCAGGCGGACGCCGAGGCAGCTGCGGCGTATCGCGTGGAGGTCGTGAAGAATACGGCCACGGAGAACAGCACCGCACTCGATACCTCGGTCGTGTTGTTCGACGCGGCGCCGCTCTTCAAGGCTATGCTCGACGATATGGCCGCGGGCGTTTCCGTGGGCGTCATCGCGCGTCGTTTCCACGATGCGATGGTCGAGGTCATTGTCATGTCCGCTCAGCTTGCGGAGGCCGCGTATGGCGTGCGTACCGTGGTGCTTTCGGGCGGCGTGTTCATGAATCGATACCTTATGGAACATGCGGTTCCTGCGCTTGGAGCGCTTGGCTATACCGCTGCGATGAATAAAGACCTACCTCCCAACGATGCTTGCATTTCATACGGGCAGGCTGTGGTAGCATTGCGGACGATAGACACGCTCCCTGCGGGGGAGTAA
- a CDS encoding HypC/HybG/HupF family hydrogenase formation chaperone produces the protein MCLAIPAQITEVKDGNMVEVTVMGATREVSIDLTPQATLGDFVLVHAGFAIEVVDPQFAEDTLELVRQFPDMVEEEIGITEQAM, from the coding sequence ATGTGCTTGGCAATTCCCGCTCAAATTACCGAAGTTAAAGATGGCAACATGGTGGAAGTCACGGTCATGGGCGCCACGCGTGAGGTTTCTATCGACCTGACGCCCCAGGCCACGTTGGGCGACTTCGTCCTCGTCCATGCGGGGTTCGCCATCGAGGTTGTCGACCCCCAGTTCGCCGAGGACACGCTTGAGTTGGTGCGCCAGTTCCCCGACATGGTGGAAGAGGAAATCGGCATCACTGAGCAGGCGATGTAG